One Thermogemmatispora onikobensis DNA window includes the following coding sequences:
- a CDS encoding TOMM precursor leader peptide-binding protein yields MTASAQEVQFRPLLGLLAEGRLGQTVRERLREEWGEPVEVTRANLQAASGPACTLLLVISERWHGLLLQEANRWSLANGTPWLGLSIEPGCAVLGPCVLPGRSACATCAERRRVNAHKQAEEFQAERAYLAQQARSELSPDPVSAQARAWLTASAQTILSQLVALEVTRFGRDPETMLTYNALLYLDLATLSISRHPFLPEPHCPDCAALPADSAAAVQAAMTLVARQKLAPQTYRVRDLLSLKDRLLTRYVDPECGVIRGLTKDTSNLYANFAAHIPLQEGRRQEVGFGRAFNYEQGQVAAIAEALERYAGMRPGGKRTAVRASRRELGEVAIDPRTLGLHSEAQYSLPHFPYVRYSDDLVLNWVWGYSFARQQPVLVPECNVYYGLHHWSGERPYVYEISNGCAIGNCLEEALLHGILEIAERDAFLLTWYARLPMPRIELQSARDPLIRLMCERLYHLTGYRVHAFNITLPERIPCFWVMAVDEQQRPDYPRVLCAAGSHLLPEKALINALQELAPIVGSHISLYRQERERARNMLADSSLVMQMRDHALLYCLPEAFERLAFLYETPYRQTFAEAFDGDEPPAHTDLREDVLDVMGRYLRSGIDVIAVDQTTPELAREGFCAARVLMPGMLPMTFGHHARRCYGFKRLYELPFELGYAARPLTDADLNPYPHPFP; encoded by the coding sequence ATGACTGCTAGTGCGCAGGAAGTGCAATTCAGGCCGCTGCTGGGCCTGCTGGCCGAAGGCAGGCTGGGACAGACTGTTCGCGAGCGCCTGCGGGAGGAGTGGGGCGAGCCTGTGGAGGTGACGCGGGCCAATCTGCAGGCAGCGTCGGGGCCGGCCTGTACGCTGCTGCTGGTGATCAGCGAGCGCTGGCACGGGCTGTTGTTGCAGGAGGCCAATCGTTGGAGCCTGGCCAATGGGACGCCCTGGCTAGGGCTTTCGATCGAGCCGGGGTGCGCTGTGCTTGGCCCTTGTGTGTTGCCAGGACGCAGCGCCTGCGCCACCTGCGCTGAGCGCCGACGGGTCAATGCGCATAAACAGGCGGAAGAGTTTCAGGCGGAGCGCGCTTATCTGGCGCAGCAAGCGCGCTCAGAGCTGTCTCCAGACCCGGTCTCGGCTCAGGCCAGAGCCTGGCTGACTGCTTCTGCCCAGACCATCCTGTCACAGCTGGTTGCGCTGGAGGTCACTCGCTTTGGGCGCGACCCGGAGACAATGCTGACCTACAACGCCCTGCTCTATCTAGATCTGGCCACATTGAGTATCAGTCGCCACCCCTTCCTGCCTGAACCACATTGCCCTGACTGCGCGGCATTGCCAGCCGATAGCGCCGCCGCTGTCCAGGCCGCCATGACGCTGGTGGCGCGGCAGAAGCTCGCTCCCCAGACCTATCGCGTGCGCGATCTGCTCTCTCTCAAGGATCGGCTGCTGACGCGCTACGTCGACCCGGAGTGCGGCGTGATCCGTGGTCTGACCAAGGATACCAGTAACCTCTATGCGAATTTCGCCGCCCACATCCCCCTGCAGGAAGGAAGACGTCAGGAGGTCGGCTTTGGGAGGGCATTCAACTACGAACAGGGCCAGGTGGCGGCAATCGCCGAGGCCCTGGAGCGCTACGCCGGTATGCGACCGGGCGGCAAGCGCACCGCTGTGCGCGCGAGCCGACGTGAATTAGGCGAGGTGGCGATTGATCCGCGCACGTTGGGCTTGCACAGCGAGGCGCAATATAGTCTGCCCCACTTCCCCTATGTGCGCTATAGCGACGATCTTGTACTCAATTGGGTCTGGGGCTATTCCTTCGCCCGTCAGCAGCCGGTGCTGGTACCCGAATGCAACGTCTATTATGGTCTCCACCATTGGTCAGGTGAGAGACCCTATGTCTATGAGATCTCCAACGGCTGTGCGATCGGCAACTGTCTGGAGGAGGCTCTCCTGCACGGTATCTTAGAGATCGCCGAGCGCGACGCCTTCCTGCTGACCTGGTACGCGCGCCTGCCCATGCCGCGTATCGAGCTGCAGTCGGCGCGCGACCCGCTGATCAGGCTGATGTGCGAACGCCTCTATCATCTGACAGGCTATCGCGTGCATGCCTTCAACATCACCCTGCCGGAGCGCATCCCCTGCTTTTGGGTGATGGCCGTCGATGAGCAGCAGCGTCCGGACTATCCGCGCGTGCTCTGCGCCGCAGGCTCGCACCTGCTGCCGGAGAAGGCCCTCATCAATGCTTTGCAGGAGCTGGCGCCGATCGTCGGCAGCCATATCAGCCTCTACCGCCAGGAACGGGAGCGCGCTCGCAATATGCTGGCCGACTCCTCGCTCGTAATGCAGATGCGCGACCACGCTTTGCTCTATTGTCTGCCAGAGGCTTTCGAACGCCTGGCCTTCCTTTACGAGACACCATATCGGCAAACCTTTGCTGAGGCGTTCGATGGCGATGAGCCGCCTGCCCACACAGATCTGCGCGAGGATGTGCTTGACGTGATGGGGCGCTATCTGCGCAGCGGTATCGATGTAATTGCCGTTGATCAGACGACGCCCGAACTGGCACGAGAGGGTTTTTGTGCCGCGCGTGTCCTGATGCCAGGCATGCTGCCGATGACTTTCGGTCACCATGCTCGCCGCTGCTACGGCTTCAAGCGCCTCTATGAGCTGCCTTTTGAGCTGGGCTACGCAGCACGGCCTTTGACCGATGCCGACCTCAACCCCTATCCTCATCCATTTCCATGA